Proteins from a single region of Pseudomonas sp. 10S4:
- the fadA gene encoding acetyl-CoA C-acyltransferase FadA: MSLNPRDVVIVDFGRTPMGRSKGGMHRNTRAEDMSAHLISKLLERNVKVDPNEVEDVIWGCVNQTLEQGWNIARMASLMTQIPHTAAGQTVSRLCGSSMSALHTAAQAIMTGNGDVFVVGGVEHMGHVSMMHGVDPNPHMSLYAAKASGMMGLTAEMLGKMHGITREQQDAFGVRSHQLAYKATLEGKFKDEIIPMQGYDENGFLKLFDYDETIRPETTLESLAALKPAFNPKGGTVTAGTSSQITDGASCMIVMSAQRAQDLGIQPMAVIRSMAVAGVDPAIMGYGPVPATQKALKRAGLGINDIDFFELNEAFAAQALPVLKDLKVLDKMNEKVNLHGGAIALGHPFGCSGARISGTLLNVMKQNGGTFGVATMCIGLGQGISTVFERV; encoded by the coding sequence ATGAGCTTGAATCCAAGAGACGTCGTGATTGTCGACTTCGGTCGTACTCCGATGGGCCGCTCCAAGGGTGGCATGCACCGTAACACCCGCGCCGAAGACATGTCGGCGCACCTGATCAGCAAATTGCTGGAACGCAACGTCAAGGTTGATCCGAACGAAGTCGAAGACGTGATCTGGGGCTGCGTAAACCAGACCCTGGAGCAGGGCTGGAACATCGCGCGCATGGCGTCCCTGATGACTCAGATTCCGCACACTGCTGCCGGCCAGACCGTCAGCCGCCTGTGTGGCTCGTCGATGAGTGCGCTGCACACAGCTGCGCAAGCGATCATGACCGGTAACGGTGACGTGTTCGTGGTTGGCGGCGTCGAGCATATGGGTCACGTGAGCATGATGCACGGTGTCGATCCGAACCCGCACATGTCCCTGTACGCGGCGAAAGCCTCGGGCATGATGGGCCTGACCGCTGAAATGCTGGGCAAAATGCATGGCATCACTCGCGAACAACAGGATGCTTTCGGGGTGCGCTCTCACCAGCTCGCTTACAAAGCGACCCTGGAAGGCAAGTTCAAAGACGAAATCATCCCGATGCAAGGCTACGACGAGAACGGTTTCCTGAAACTGTTCGACTACGACGAAACCATTCGTCCGGAAACCACCCTGGAAAGCCTGGCGGCTTTGAAGCCAGCGTTTAACCCGAAGGGCGGCACCGTGACAGCCGGGACTTCGTCGCAAATCACTGATGGTGCTTCGTGCATGATCGTGATGTCGGCGCAGCGTGCGCAGGACCTGGGCATCCAGCCTATGGCTGTGATTCGTTCGATGGCAGTGGCAGGTGTGGACCCGGCGATCATGGGCTATGGTCCAGTACCGGCCACCCAAAAAGCACTGAAGCGTGCGGGCCTGGGTATTAACGATATCGACTTCTTTGAGCTCAACGAAGCTTTCGCCGCACAGGCCCTGCCAGTGCTGAAAGATTTGAAAGTGCTCGACAAGATGAACGAGAAGGTTAACCTGCACGGCGGCGCGATCGCCTTGGGTCACCCGTTCGGTTGTTCCGGTGCACGTATCTCCGGCACTTTGCTGAACGTGATGAAGCAAAATGGCGGCACCTTTGGGGTAGCCACCATGTGCATTGGTCTCGGCCAAGGCATCTCCACCGTCTTCGAACGCGTTTAA
- the fadB gene encoding fatty acid oxidation complex subunit alpha FadB gives MIYEGKAITVKALESGIVELKFDLKGESVNKFNRLTLNELRQAVDTIKADASIKGVIVSSGKDVFIVGADITEFVENFKLPDAELVAGNLEANKIFSDFEDLNVPTVAAINGIALGGGLEMCLAADYRVMSTKAKIGLPEVKLGIYPGFGGTVRLPRIIGADNAIEWIASGKENRPEDALKVSAVDAVVAPEKLQEAALELIKRAISGEFDFKAKRQPKLEKLKLNAIEQMMAFETAKGFVAGQAGPNYPAPVEAIKTIQKAANFGRDKALEVEAAGFVKLAKTSAAQSLIGLFLNDQELKKKAKAYDEIAKDVKQAAVLGAGIMGGGIAYQSASKGTPILMKDINEHGIEQGLAEAAKLLVGRVDKGRMTPAKMAEVLNAIRPTLSYGDFGHVDLVVEAVVENPKVKQAVLAEVEDNVKEDTILASNTSTISITLLAKALKRPENFVGMHFFNPVHMMPLVEVIRGEKSSELAVATTVAYAKKMGKNPIVVNDCPGFLVNRVLFPYFGGFAKLVSAGVDFVRIDKIMEKFGWPMGPAYLMDVVGIDTGHHGRDVMAEGFPDRMKDDRRSAIDVLYEAKRLGQKNGKGFYAYETDKKGKQKKVADPSVLEVLKPIVYEQREVTDEDIINWMMIPLCLETVRCLEDGIVETAAEADMGLVYGIGFPPFRGGALRYIDSIGVAEFVALADQYADLGALYHPTAKLREMAKTGQRFFG, from the coding sequence ATGATTTACGAAGGTAAAGCCATCACGGTTAAGGCTCTTGAAAGTGGCATCGTCGAACTGAAGTTCGATCTCAAGGGTGAGTCCGTCAACAAGTTCAACCGTCTAACCCTGAACGAATTGCGTCAGGCTGTAGACACCATCAAGGCAGATGCTTCGATCAAGGGTGTGATCGTCAGCAGTGGCAAGGACGTGTTCATCGTCGGCGCCGACATCACCGAATTTGTCGAAAACTTCAAGCTGCCTGATGCAGAGCTTGTCGCTGGCAACCTCGAAGCCAACAAGATTTTCAGCGATTTCGAAGACCTCAACGTCCCGACTGTCGCCGCGATCAACGGTATCGCCCTGGGTGGCGGTCTGGAAATGTGCCTGGCGGCGGACTACCGCGTCATGTCCACCAAGGCCAAGATCGGTCTGCCAGAAGTCAAACTGGGCATCTACCCAGGCTTCGGCGGCACCGTGCGCCTGCCGCGCATCATCGGTGCCGACAACGCCATCGAGTGGATTGCCTCTGGCAAGGAAAACCGTCCTGAAGACGCACTGAAAGTCAGCGCTGTCGATGCGGTGGTTGCCCCTGAGAAGCTGCAGGAAGCTGCCCTGGAACTGATCAAGCGCGCCATCTCCGGCGAGTTCGACTTCAAGGCCAAGCGTCAGCCGAAGCTTGAGAAACTCAAGCTGAATGCAATTGAACAAATGATGGCTTTCGAAACCGCCAAAGGTTTTGTTGCCGGTCAAGCTGGCCCGAACTACCCGGCGCCGGTCGAAGCGATCAAGACCATCCAGAAAGCCGCGAACTTCGGTCGCGACAAAGCGCTGGAAGTCGAAGCCGCCGGTTTCGTCAAACTGGCCAAGACCTCTGCCGCGCAGAGCTTGATCGGTCTGTTCCTGAACGATCAGGAACTGAAGAAAAAGGCCAAGGCCTACGACGAAATCGCCAAGGACGTGAAACAGGCTGCTGTATTGGGCGCTGGCATCATGGGTGGTGGTATCGCTTATCAGTCGGCCTCCAAAGGTACGCCGATCCTGATGAAGGACATCAACGAGCACGGCATCGAGCAAGGTTTGGCTGAGGCCGCCAAACTGCTGGTCGGTCGCGTTGATAAAGGTCGTATGACTCCAGCGAAAATGGCTGAAGTGCTTAACGCCATTCGTCCGACCCTGTCCTACGGTGATTTCGGTCACGTTGACCTGGTCGTTGAAGCAGTCGTCGAGAACCCTAAGGTCAAGCAAGCCGTACTGGCCGAAGTCGAAGACAACGTCAAAGAGGACACCATCCTCGCGTCCAATACCTCGACCATTTCCATCACCTTGCTGGCCAAAGCCCTCAAGCGTCCGGAAAACTTCGTCGGCATGCACTTCTTCAACCCGGTGCACATGATGCCGCTGGTTGAAGTGATTCGCGGCGAGAAGTCCAGCGAGCTGGCCGTTGCCACCACCGTTGCCTACGCCAAGAAAATGGGCAAGAACCCGATCGTGGTCAACGACTGCCCGGGCTTCCTGGTCAACCGCGTGCTGTTCCCGTACTTCGGCGGTTTCGCCAAGCTGGTCAGCGCCGGTGTGGACTTCGTCCGTATCGACAAGATCATGGAAAAATTCGGCTGGCCAATGGGCCCGGCATACCTGATGGACGTGGTCGGCATCGACACCGGTCACCACGGTCGTGACGTGATGGCTGAAGGTTTCCCGGACCGCATGAAGGATGATCGCCGTTCGGCCATCGATGTGCTCTACGAAGCCAAACGCCTGGGCCAGAAGAATGGCAAGGGTTTCTACGCTTACGAGACCGACAAGAAAGGCAAGCAGAAGAAAGTCGCCGACCCGTCGGTACTGGAAGTGCTCAAGCCGATCGTTTACGAGCAGCGCGAAGTCACTGACGAAGACATCATCAACTGGATGATGATCCCGCTGTGCCTGGAAACCGTGCGTTGCCTGGAAGATGGCATTGTCGAAACCGCCGCCGAAGCCGACATGGGTCTGGTCTACGGTATTGGTTTCCCTCCATTCCGTGGCGGCGCGTTGCGCTACATCGATTCTATCGGTGTTGCAGAGTTCGTTGCCCTGGCTGACCAGTACGCTGATTTGGGCGCGCTGTACCACCCGACCGCAAAACTGCGTGAAATGGCCAAAACCGGCCAACGGTTCTTCGGTTAA
- a CDS encoding universal stress protein: MPYHHILVAVDLTEECDPVIHRARELSVSNGAKLSLVHIVEPMAMAFGGDVPMDLSQLQQQQFDQAKERLDRLILKYPELSKEYSHLTYGQPRQEIHHLAKEQTCDLIVVGSHGRHGLALLLGSTANDVLHGAPCDVLAVRLIKS, translated from the coding sequence ATGCCCTACCACCACATTCTGGTCGCTGTAGATCTAACCGAAGAGTGCGACCCTGTTATCCACCGCGCTCGCGAACTGTCGGTGAGCAACGGCGCGAAGCTGTCCCTGGTGCATATTGTCGAGCCGATGGCCATGGCCTTTGGCGGCGACGTACCAATGGACCTGTCCCAGTTGCAGCAGCAACAGTTCGATCAAGCCAAGGAACGCCTTGACCGGCTGATCCTGAAGTATCCGGAACTCTCCAAGGAGTACAGCCACCTGACTTACGGCCAGCCGCGCCAGGAGATTCACCACCTGGCCAAGGAACAGACCTGCGACCTGATCGTGGTCGGCAGCCATGGCCGGCATGGCTTGGCGCTGTTGCTGGGCTCCACCGCCAACGACGTTCTGCACGGTGCGCCCTGCGATGTGCTTGCGGTACGCCTGATCAAAAGCTGA
- a CDS encoding Fic family protein, with amino-acid sequence MSRYQPPLTLTTKILALIAEISEQIGQLSAVGDSRQTPQLRRGNRIRTIQASLAIENNTLSIEQVTAVLAGQRVLGLPREIQEVRNAFATYESMPDWRPGSRADLLRAHELLMHGLIDDCGRFRQAGVGIYRGEQLVHMAPPPSRVAHLMDDLLAWLGASDWHPLIISCVFHYEFEFIHPFADGNGRMGRLWQTLILSQWRPVLAYLPVEAVIREQQDAYYAALSAADQLAEATPFVEFMLQALSVALAEAARSEPPTDQVTDQVTDQVARLLRVLHDGSSLKVNELMAKVGLAHKATFRANYLKPALAAGLIEMTDPDSPKSPAQRYRLTTVGKVSRSV; translated from the coding sequence ATGAGTCGCTACCAACCACCGTTGACCCTGACCACAAAAATACTGGCGCTGATCGCCGAGATCAGCGAGCAGATCGGTCAGCTTTCGGCTGTAGGTGATAGTCGGCAGACGCCTCAACTGCGCCGTGGTAATCGTATCCGTACGATTCAGGCTTCATTGGCGATCGAGAACAATACGCTCAGCATCGAGCAGGTAACGGCTGTTCTGGCTGGGCAGCGAGTACTGGGTTTGCCAAGGGAAATCCAGGAAGTACGCAACGCTTTTGCAACCTACGAATCCATGCCGGACTGGCGGCCGGGCAGCCGAGCTGATTTGCTCCGGGCGCATGAGCTGCTTATGCACGGATTGATTGATGATTGTGGCCGGTTTCGTCAGGCGGGTGTGGGCATATACCGCGGCGAACAACTGGTTCATATGGCGCCGCCTCCGAGTCGCGTTGCGCACTTGATGGATGATTTGCTGGCTTGGCTGGGTGCATCCGACTGGCATCCACTGATCATCAGTTGCGTATTCCACTATGAGTTCGAATTCATCCATCCCTTTGCTGATGGCAACGGGCGCATGGGGCGTCTCTGGCAGACTTTGATACTCAGTCAGTGGCGCCCCGTGTTGGCCTATCTGCCGGTTGAGGCGGTGATTCGTGAGCAGCAGGACGCTTATTACGCTGCATTGTCTGCCGCCGACCAGTTGGCCGAAGCAACGCCTTTTGTTGAGTTCATGCTTCAGGCGTTAAGTGTCGCGCTGGCGGAAGCTGCTCGAAGCGAACCACCAACCGACCAAGTAACCGACCAAGTAACCGACCAAGTAGCGAGACTGCTTCGCGTGCTTCATGACGGAAGTTCGCTCAAGGTCAATGAATTGATGGCAAAGGTCGGTTTGGCTCACAAAGCGACCTTTCGGGCTAACTATCTCAAGCCAGCATTGGCGGCCGGTCTGATCGAAATGACTGACCCTGACTCACCTAAAAGCCCGGCTCAACGATATCGATTGACCACAGTCGGCAAGGTATCGAGATCGGTGTAG
- a CDS encoding ATP-binding cassette domain-containing protein, which translates to MTLLKFSDVSLAFGSTPLLDKVSWQIARGERVCIIGRNGTGKSSMMKLVKGDQKPDDGSVWRAPGLKIGELPQELPVADGRTVFDVVAEGLDGVGELLAQYHHLSQNIVTDADLDKLMHVQHDLEARDGWRLQQLVDSTLSRLQLPADKTLAELSGGWRRRVLLAQALVSEPDLLLLDEPTNHLDIGAIAWLEEALKDFQGAVLFITHDRSFLQNLATRILELDRGGLIDWNGDYASFLVHKEASLAAEDTANALFDKKLAQEEVWIRQGIKARRTRNEGRVRALKALRNERSERRERTGKANIQLDTADKSGKQVMVLENVSFAHPGGPFLIKDFSMVLQRGDRIGLLGANGTGKTTLLKLMLNGLQPTSGTVEEGTRIDVAYFDQLRHQLDLEKTVIDNVAEGRDFIDIDGQSRHVLSYLGDFLFSPQRARTPVKALSGGERARLLLAKLFSKPANLLVLDEPTNDLDVETLELLEEVLLTFNGTVLMVSHDRAFLDNVVTSTLVFEGEGKVREYVGGYQDWLRQGGSPRLLGVTESKSGKADLTSAVVTAEAAPVAAVEAPVAKKKLSYKLQRELEMLPAQIEAMEKQIAAVEAQMADSAFYQRPAAETAAVIAQLEQLQAELDVMVERWAELDA; encoded by the coding sequence ATGACCCTGCTCAAATTCAGCGATGTGTCCCTTGCTTTCGGCTCTACGCCGTTGTTGGACAAGGTGTCCTGGCAGATCGCCCGTGGTGAGCGGGTGTGCATCATCGGCCGCAATGGCACTGGCAAGTCCAGCATGATGAAGCTCGTCAAGGGCGACCAGAAGCCCGACGACGGCTCCGTTTGGCGCGCACCCGGCCTCAAGATTGGCGAATTGCCGCAAGAATTGCCGGTAGCCGACGGGCGGACCGTGTTCGACGTAGTGGCTGAAGGCCTGGACGGTGTGGGCGAGCTGCTTGCGCAGTATCACCACCTGAGCCAGAACATCGTCACCGACGCCGACCTGGACAAGCTGATGCACGTCCAGCATGACCTCGAAGCCCGCGATGGCTGGCGTTTGCAGCAATTGGTAGACAGCACCTTGAGCCGTCTGCAGTTGCCGGCCGACAAGACCCTCGCCGAATTGTCCGGCGGCTGGCGTCGCCGCGTCCTGTTGGCCCAGGCCCTGGTTTCCGAACCGGACCTGCTTCTGCTCGACGAACCGACCAACCACCTCGACATCGGTGCAATCGCCTGGCTCGAAGAAGCGTTGAAGGATTTCCAGGGCGCCGTGCTGTTCATCACGCACGACCGTTCCTTCCTGCAAAACCTCGCCACCCGCATCCTCGAACTGGATCGCGGCGGCCTGATTGACTGGAACGGCGACTACGCCAGCTTCCTGGTGCACAAAGAAGCGTCTCTGGCGGCTGAAGATACGGCGAACGCGCTGTTTGACAAAAAACTGGCCCAGGAAGAAGTCTGGATCCGCCAGGGTATCAAGGCTCGTCGCACCCGTAACGAAGGCCGCGTCCGCGCCCTCAAAGCCCTGCGCAACGAGCGTAGCGAGCGTCGTGAGCGCACCGGCAAAGCCAACATTCAGCTGGATACCGCTGACAAGTCCGGCAAGCAGGTGATGGTCCTCGAGAACGTGAGCTTTGCTCACCCGGGTGGCCCGTTCCTGATCAAGGACTTCTCGATGGTCCTGCAGCGCGGCGACCGTATCGGTCTGCTGGGCGCCAACGGTACCGGCAAGACAACCTTGCTGAAACTGATGCTCAACGGTTTGCAGCCAACCAGCGGCACAGTGGAAGAGGGGACGCGTATCGACGTGGCTTACTTCGACCAGTTGCGCCATCAACTGGACCTGGAAAAGACCGTGATCGACAACGTGGCCGAAGGTCGCGACTTCATCGATATCGATGGTCAGAGCCGTCACGTGTTGAGCTACCTCGGCGACTTCCTGTTCAGCCCGCAGCGTGCCCGCACGCCGGTCAAGGCGCTGTCCGGTGGTGAGCGCGCTCGCCTGTTGCTGGCCAAGTTGTTCAGCAAGCCGGCGAACCTGCTGGTACTCGATGAGCCGACCAACGATCTCGATGTCGAAACCCTCGAGCTGCTGGAAGAGGTCTTGCTGACCTTCAACGGCACCGTGCTGATGGTCAGTCACGACCGGGCATTCCTCGACAACGTCGTGACCAGCACCCTGGTCTTCGAAGGTGAAGGCAAGGTTCGCGAATACGTCGGTGGTTATCAGGACTGGCTGCGTCAGGGCGGCTCGCCGCGCCTGCTGGGCGTGACTGAGAGCAAGTCCGGCAAAGCCGACCTGACCTCCGCTGTAGTGACCGCCGAAGCGGCACCAGTTGCTGCGGTAGAAGCGCCGGTGGCGAAGAAAAAGCTCAGCTACAAGTTGCAGCGCGAGTTGGAAATGTTGCCGGCTCAGATCGAAGCCATGGAAAAGCAGATCGCTGCGGTTGAAGCGCAGATGGCGGATTCCGCTTTCTATCAGCGCCCGGCTGCCGAGACTGCTGCCGTAATTGCTCAGCTTGAGCAATTGCAGGCTGAACTCGACGTCATGGTCGAGCGTTGGGCCGAGCTGGATGCCTGA
- a CDS encoding transglycosylase SLT domain-containing protein has product MRSRLFSLLSCLLLSATAAQSVQAVDLSTQRQYYDEAKRALANGDSGPYFRYSQALSDYPLEPYLAYDELTARLKTASNPEIEKFLAEHGDLPQANWMKLRWLRWLADRGDWATFVKYYDPKLNFTELDCLNAQYEIGHNLKAQGYANADKLWLTGKSQPEACDGLFGAWAAEGQLTEQKRWERAKLAAQARNYPLANSLVNSLTTLAPRGRLLVDVAQKPELLNQPSRFIPADEPMSDIVSLGLRRLAKQDPDKAMDLLDGYASSMHFSRDEKVAIAREIGLTLARRYDPRALDVMTKYDPELRDNTVSEWRLRLLLRLARWDDAYQLTRRLPQDLATTNRWRYWQARSLELAQPQNPEAQTLYKGLARERDFYGFLAADRSQLPYSLVNKPLVLSQATINKVRNTPGIRRALEFHARGQVVDGRREWYYVSRHFNRDEMVAQAKLAYDLKWYFPAIRTISEAKYWDDLDIRFPMAHRDTLVREAKVRGLHSSWVFAITRQESAFMDDARSGVGASGLMQLMPGTAKETSRKFSIPLASPQQVLDPDKNIQLGAAYLSQVHSQFNGNRVLATAAYNAGPGRVRQWLRGADHLSFDVWVESIPFDETRQYVQNVLSYSVIYGQKLNSPQPLVDWHERYFDDQ; this is encoded by the coding sequence ATGCGCAGTCGCCTGTTCAGTCTTCTATCTTGTTTGCTCCTCTCTGCCACTGCCGCTCAATCAGTCCAGGCGGTAGACCTGTCCACCCAACGCCAGTATTACGATGAGGCCAAGCGCGCCTTGGCCAACGGCGACTCCGGCCCCTATTTTCGCTACAGTCAGGCCCTCAGTGATTATCCGCTGGAACCGTACCTGGCCTATGACGAGCTGACCGCGCGTCTGAAAACCGCGAGCAACCCGGAAATCGAGAAATTCCTCGCTGAACATGGGGACCTGCCCCAGGCCAACTGGATGAAATTGCGCTGGTTGCGCTGGCTGGCCGATCGCGGCGACTGGGCCACCTTCGTCAAGTACTACGATCCCAAGCTCAACTTCACCGAACTGGACTGCCTGAACGCGCAGTATGAGATTGGCCATAACCTCAAAGCCCAGGGTTACGCCAATGCCGACAAGCTCTGGCTGACCGGTAAATCCCAACCCGAGGCCTGCGATGGTCTGTTCGGAGCCTGGGCCGCCGAAGGTCAACTGACCGAACAGAAACGCTGGGAGCGCGCCAAACTCGCCGCCCAGGCGCGCAATTATCCGCTGGCCAACAGCCTGGTGAACAGCCTGACCACCCTCGCCCCTCGTGGTCGCTTGTTGGTGGATGTGGCGCAGAAACCCGAGCTGCTCAATCAGCCGTCGCGGTTTATCCCGGCCGATGAGCCGATGTCCGACATCGTCAGCCTTGGCCTGCGCCGCCTGGCCAAGCAGGACCCGGACAAGGCCATGGACCTGCTCGACGGTTATGCGAGCAGCATGCACTTCTCCCGCGATGAAAAAGTAGCGATCGCCCGGGAAATCGGCCTGACCCTGGCACGGCGTTATGACCCTCGCGCACTCGATGTCATGACCAAGTACGACCCGGAACTGCGGGACAACACCGTCTCCGAATGGCGTCTGCGCCTATTGCTTCGACTGGCTCGCTGGGACGACGCCTATCAGTTGACCCGTCGTTTGCCACAAGACCTGGCCACCACCAACCGCTGGCGCTACTGGCAGGCCCGCAGCCTTGAGTTGGCGCAACCGCAGAACCCGGAAGCGCAGACGCTTTACAAGGGCCTCGCCCGCGAACGTGATTTCTATGGTTTCCTGGCCGCCGACCGTTCGCAGTTGCCCTACTCGCTGGTCAACAAACCGCTGGTACTCAGCCAGGCCACCATCAACAAAGTGCGCAACACGCCGGGTATTCGTCGGGCTCTTGAGTTCCACGCCCGCGGACAAGTCGTCGATGGTCGTCGCGAGTGGTATTACGTCAGCCGCCATTTCAACCGTGACGAGATGGTCGCCCAGGCGAAACTGGCCTATGACCTGAAATGGTATTTCCCGGCGATCCGCACCATCAGCGAGGCGAAGTACTGGGATGACCTGGACATCCGCTTCCCGATGGCCCACCGCGATACCCTGGTGCGTGAAGCCAAGGTGCGTGGCTTGCATTCGAGCTGGGTGTTCGCCATTACCCGCCAGGAAAGCGCCTTCATGGACGACGCCCGTTCCGGGGTCGGCGCCAGCGGCCTGATGCAACTGATGCCCGGCACCGCCAAGGAAACCTCGCGCAAGTTCAGTATTCCCCTGGCCTCGCCGCAGCAAGTGCTCGACCCGGACAAGAATATCCAGCTTGGCGCCGCGTACCTGAGCCAGGTCCACAGCCAGTTCAACGGCAACCGCGTCCTCGCCACCGCTGCCTACAACGCCGGCCCCGGCCGCGTGCGCCAATGGTTACGCGGTGCCGATCACCTGAGCTTCGACGTGTGGGTGGAAAGCATCCCGTTCGACGAAACCCGCCAGTACGTGCAGAACGTGCTGTCGTACTCGGTGATCTACGGCCAGAAACTCAACTCGCCACAGCCGCTGGTGGATTGGCATGAGCGGTATTTTGACGATCAGTAA
- a CDS encoding ABC transporter transmembrane domain-containing protein, which yields MNPMLSSRHRRAIRLASHFVAPYRWHAFGALLALIVTAGITLSMGQGIRLLVDQGFMTQSPHLLNQSIGLFMVLVVGLAVGTFARFYLVSWIGERVVADIRRQVFNHLVYLHPGFYEDNRSSEIQSRLTADTTLLQSVIGSSLSLFLRNLLMVIGGIVLLFITNPKLTSIVVIALPLVVAPILIFGRRVRSLSRESQDRIADVGSYVSETLGQIKTVQAYNHQVQDEQRFAVTVEEAFETARKRIVQRSWLITLVIVLVLGAVGVMLWVGGMDVIAGRISGGELAAFVFYSLIVGSAFGTLSEVIGELQRAAGAAERIAELLRSENIIQPPSTGLVTLPERVKGNLVLEDVRFSYPSRPESFAVDGLNLTINAGETLALVGPSGAGKSTVYDLLLRFYDPAEGRILLEGVPLTQLDPLDLRRCFALVSQNPALFFGSIEENIRYGNPGATLAQVQEAAKIAYAHDFIEQMPNGYQTHLGDGGLGLSGGQRQRLAIARALLVDAPILLLDEATSALDAQSEHLIQQALPSLMKNRTTLVIAHRLATVKNADRIAVMDQGKLVAVGTHQELVASNALYARLAALQFSDGKAEYDMHP from the coding sequence ATGAACCCGATGCTCTCTTCCCGTCACCGTCGTGCCATTCGCCTGGCCAGTCATTTTGTTGCGCCTTATCGCTGGCATGCGTTCGGTGCCTTGCTGGCGCTGATTGTCACTGCGGGCATCACCTTGTCCATGGGGCAGGGGATTCGCCTGTTGGTGGATCAGGGTTTCATGACCCAGTCACCGCATTTGCTCAATCAGTCCATCGGACTGTTTATGGTATTGGTGGTTGGGCTGGCCGTCGGTACCTTTGCACGCTTCTATCTGGTGTCGTGGATCGGCGAGCGGGTTGTCGCGGACATCCGCCGTCAGGTTTTCAATCATCTGGTTTACCTGCATCCCGGTTTCTACGAAGACAACCGCAGCTCCGAGATCCAGTCGCGGCTGACCGCAGACACCACGCTGCTGCAATCGGTGATCGGCTCGTCGTTGTCGCTGTTCCTGCGCAACTTGCTGATGGTGATCGGCGGGATCGTGCTGCTGTTTATCACCAACCCCAAGCTCACCAGCATCGTGGTGATTGCGTTGCCGCTGGTGGTCGCGCCGATTTTGATCTTCGGCCGTCGGGTGCGCAGCCTGTCGCGCGAGAGCCAGGACCGGATTGCCGATGTCGGCAGCTACGTCTCCGAAACCCTCGGCCAGATCAAAACCGTACAAGCCTACAACCACCAGGTCCAGGACGAGCAACGCTTTGCCGTCACCGTGGAAGAAGCATTCGAAACGGCTCGCAAACGTATCGTCCAGCGTTCGTGGTTGATCACGCTGGTGATCGTGCTGGTGCTGGGTGCAGTCGGCGTCATGCTCTGGGTCGGCGGCATGGATGTGATCGCCGGGCGGATTTCAGGTGGCGAACTGGCGGCGTTTGTTTTCTACAGTCTGATCGTCGGCAGCGCCTTCGGCACGTTGAGCGAGGTGATCGGCGAGTTGCAGCGGGCGGCCGGTGCCGCGGAACGGATTGCCGAATTGCTGCGCTCGGAAAATATCATCCAGCCACCGAGCACCGGACTGGTGACCTTGCCGGAACGGGTCAAGGGCAATCTGGTCCTTGAGGATGTACGTTTTTCCTACCCCTCGCGCCCTGAAAGCTTCGCTGTCGACGGCTTGAATCTGACGATCAACGCGGGCGAAACCCTGGCGCTGGTTGGGCCGTCCGGCGCGGGCAAGTCCACGGTGTATGACTTGCTGTTGCGTTTTTACGATCCTGCCGAAGGGCGCATCCTGCTGGAAGGGGTGCCACTGACTCAGCTTGATCCACTGGACCTGCGCCGCTGCTTCGCGCTGGTCTCGCAAAACCCGGCGCTGTTCTTCGGCAGCATCGAAGAGAACATCCGCTACGGCAATCCGGGCGCGACCCTGGCCCAGGTTCAGGAAGCGGCAAAAATCGCCTACGCCCACGACTTCATCGAACAAATGCCCAACGGCTACCAGACCCACCTCGGTGACGGTGGCCTCGGCTTGTCCGGCGGCCAACGCCAACGCCTGGCCATCGCCCGGGCGCTGCTGGTGGACGCACCGATCCTGCTGCTGGACGAAGCCACCAGCGCCCTCGACGCCCAGAGCGAACACCTGATCCAGCAAGCCCTGCCAAGCCTGATGAAAAACCGCACCACCTTGGTCATCGCCCACCGCTTGGCCACGGTGAAAAACGCTGACCGGATCGCGGTCATGGATCAGGGCAAACTGGTGGCGGTGGGCACGCACCAGGAGCTGGTGGCGAGCAATGCGTTGTATGCGCGGCTGGCGGCGTTGCAGTTCAGTGATGGCAAGGCTGAATACGATATGCACCCGTAG
- a CDS encoding PA1571 family protein, which translates to MSLQNSSDDKIEVIRTQPHQSLGCSIIDEHGREVPITEDMIQDACRELEKRLVKPAEQK; encoded by the coding sequence ATGTCCTTGCAAAACAGCAGCGATGACAAAATTGAAGTGATCCGCACGCAGCCGCACCAGTCTCTGGGTTGCTCGATTATTGATGAGCATGGACGTGAAGTACCGATCACTGAAGACATGATCCAGGACGCTTGCCGCGAACTGGAGAAGCGACTGGTCAAGCCTGCCGAACAAAAGTGA